The DNA window GACGACCATGTGCTGGTCCGGCGCGGCGTGCGGCTGATCCTGGACGGGGAGCCCGACCTCCAGGTGGTGGCCGAGGCCGGCGACGGCGCCGAGGCCATCGAGCTGGCCCGCGCCCAACCGGTCGACCTGGCCGTGCTGGATGTCGCCATGCCCCGGATGACCGGACTCCAGGCGGCCCGCGAACTCTCCCGGCTCCAGCCCGGCCTGCGCATCCTGATGCTCACCATGTACGACAACGAGCAGTACTTCTTCGAGGCGCTCAAGGCCGGGGCCTGCGGCTATGTCCTGAAGTCGGTCGCCGACCGGGACCTGGTGGAGGCATGCCGGGCGGCCATGCGCGGCGAGTCCTTCCTCTACCCGGGCGCGGTCACCGCCCTGATCCGCAACTACCTGGACCGGGTGCGGCAGGGCGAGGACCTGCCCGAGCGGATGCTTACCGCCCGCGA is part of the Peterkaempfera bronchialis genome and encodes:
- a CDS encoding response regulator, encoding MPNAPQTTPQTTPQTTPQTTPQPRKTRILLADDHVLVRRGVRLILDGEPDLQVVAEAGDGAEAIELARAQPVDLAVLDVAMPRMTGLQAARELSRLQPGLRILMLTMYDNEQYFFEALKAGACGYVLKSVADRDLVEACRAAMRGESFLYPGAVTALIRNYLDRVRQGEDLPERMLTAREEEILKLVAEGHSSKDIAQTLFISVKTVERHRANMLQKLGLRDRLELTRYAIRAGLIEP